Proteins encoded together in one Acidobacteriota bacterium window:
- a CDS encoding glycosyltransferase, with translation MVRAVQGVPSRPAPRFASLDAPGHEGSRPGPGGLAAALARRGSRGSSARPLGRRASGRALAGEVPAAAVRPAAVPPARPPCGAAAALSRIAAAPRCAHVDRRGPRSRDPRAPCRPLASRAAPRCSPRLAGDRGAGWRGARGGAVRGHPPVVRSELLHGHAGRPRPPPPGPSAGRTRRGAGAASRAGDPGAPAGGRVAPASRRDPGTGPLEGICRRAARDHRRVAVLPAGRRALSDGRRRPEVSIVLPAYDERESLPALLDELASELAGAPFSYEVIVVDDGSRDGTAEIADEAAARDPRVRALHLARNSGQSAAFAVGFRHARGEIVVTLDADGQNPPAEIPRLVAAVRGGADVAAGYRATRRDSWWRRLQSRIANRIRNLLTHETIRDTGCSLKAFRAEFARDLPAFDGMHRFLPTLCRILGATTVVEVPVAHRPRRAGRSKYGMANRALRGLFDLLAVRWMQRRWLPPRRLVLRGPGEGEHGR, from the coding sequence ATGGTACGGGCCGTTCAAGGCGTACCTTCCCGGCCTGCTCCTCGGTTCGCTTCCCTGGACGCTCCCGGCCATGAAGGGTCTCGGCCGGGGCCTGGCGGACTTGCGGCGGCGCTCGCCCGGCGCGGCAGCCGAGGATCGTCTGCTCGCCCTCTGGGTCGGCGTGCCTCTGGTCGTGCTCTCGCTGGCGAAGTCCCGGCTGCCGCTGTACGTCCTGCCGCTGTTCCTCCCGCTCGCCCTCCTTGCGGTGCGGCGGCTGCCCTTTCCCGAATCGCCGCGGCTCCGCGGTGCGCGCATGTGGACCGCCGCGGCCCTCGCTCTCGCGACCCTCGGGCTCCGTGCCGTCCCCTGGCATCCCGCGCCGCACCGCGATGCTCTCCGCGCCTCGCGGGAGATCGCGGAGCTGGCTGGCGCGGTGCCCGCGGAGGTGCTGTTCGTGGACACCCGCCCGTGGTACGGTCTGAGCTTCTACATGGGCACGCAGGTCGACCGCGCCCGCCTCCACCCGGTCCGTCTGCCGGACGGACGCGACGAGGCGCTGGCGCGGCATCTCGAGCGGGCGATCCGGGGGCCCCGGCTGGTGGCCGGGTGGCCCCAGCTTCTCGACGAGATCCGGGAACAGGCCCGCTCGAGGGGATATGCCGTCGAGCCGCTCGGGATCATCGACGGGTTGCTGTTTTGCCGGCTGGGAGGCGAGCGTTGAGCGACGGGCGGAGACGGCCGGAGGTCTCGATCGTCCTTCCCGCCTACGACGAGAGGGAATCCCTGCCGGCCTTGCTGGACGAGCTCGCGAGCGAGCTGGCCGGCGCTCCTTTTTCCTACGAGGTCATCGTCGTCGACGACGGATCGCGGGACGGCACGGCGGAGATCGCCGACGAGGCGGCCGCTCGCGACCCGCGCGTGCGCGCCCTCCACCTGGCGCGGAACAGCGGGCAGTCGGCGGCTTTCGCGGTGGGGTTTCGCCATGCGCGGGGGGAGATCGTCGTCACGCTCGACGCCGACGGGCAGAATCCCCCCGCGGAGATACCACGCCTCGTTGCGGCGGTCCGGGGCGGGGCCGACGTCGCCGCGGGCTACCGGGCCACACGCCGCGACTCGTGGTGGCGCCGCCTCCAGTCGAGAATCGCCAATCGGATCAGGAACCTCCTGACGCACGAGACGATCCGCGACACCGGGTGCTCCCTCAAGGCGTTCCGGGCCGAGTTCGCGCGCGACCTGCCCGCGTTCGATGGGATGCACCGCTTTTTGCCGACCCTGTGCCGGATTCTCGGCGCGACGACGGTCGTCGAGGTCCCGGTGGCCCATCGTCCCCGGCGGGCGGGACGGTCGAAGTACGGGATGGCGAACCGGGCGCTGCGGGGTCTTTTCGATCTGCTGGCCGTGCGCTGGATGCAACGGCGATGGCTTCCTCCGCGGCGCCTCGTGCTCCGGGGTCCGGGCGAGGGGGAGCACGGCCGATGA
- a CDS encoding DUF2142 domain-containing protein translates to MAAYASLFQGCRPIWEPDEGRYTAVAVQMLESGDWIHPRLHPAHPHYSKPPFTYWALAASLAVFGRNEWAARMPNALALAALIAIAARLGRRFAPRAGWAAGFAVATMPGPLVAANVVTTDTLLAAWEALGALGFVTAWWAGDERQRRRGAFLMWTAFGMAFLTKGPPGLLPLLAFAVFALLERRWQGLAAFRSAAGLAAFAVLAFGWFAVVIAQEPVLLRYFLFNEFVERIASGVHRRNPEWYGPFKAYLPGLLLGSLPWTLPAMKGLGRGLADLRRRSPGAAAEDRLLALWVGVPLVVLSLAKSRLPLYVLPLFLPLALLAVRRLPFPESPRLRGARMWTAAALALATLGLRAVPWHPAPHRDALRASREIAELAGAVPAEVLFVDTRPWYGLSFYMGTQVDRARLHPVRLPDGRDEALARHLERAIRGPRLVAGWPQLLDEIREQARSRGYAVEPLGIIDGLLFCRLGGER, encoded by the coding sequence TTGGCCGCCTACGCGTCCCTGTTTCAGGGCTGCCGCCCCATTTGGGAGCCCGACGAGGGGCGCTACACCGCCGTCGCCGTGCAGATGCTCGAAAGCGGGGATTGGATCCACCCGCGCCTGCATCCCGCCCATCCACACTATTCCAAACCGCCGTTCACCTACTGGGCCCTCGCCGCGAGCCTCGCAGTCTTCGGCCGCAACGAATGGGCCGCCCGAATGCCGAACGCTCTGGCGCTCGCCGCGCTCATCGCGATCGCCGCCCGGCTCGGCCGGCGGTTCGCACCGCGTGCCGGGTGGGCGGCCGGCTTCGCAGTGGCGACGATGCCGGGTCCGCTCGTCGCCGCCAATGTCGTCACCACCGACACGCTCCTCGCCGCTTGGGAGGCGCTGGGAGCCCTTGGATTCGTGACGGCCTGGTGGGCAGGAGACGAGCGGCAGCGGCGGCGCGGGGCTTTCCTGATGTGGACCGCCTTCGGCATGGCCTTCTTGACGAAAGGACCGCCGGGCCTGTTGCCTTTGCTGGCCTTCGCGGTGTTCGCCCTCCTGGAGCGCCGCTGGCAGGGGCTCGCCGCGTTCCGTTCGGCGGCCGGGCTGGCGGCGTTCGCCGTTCTCGCGTTCGGCTGGTTCGCGGTCGTGATCGCGCAGGAACCGGTGCTGCTCCGTTACTTCCTGTTCAACGAATTCGTCGAGCGGATCGCTTCGGGCGTGCACCGCCGCAACCCCGAATGGTACGGGCCGTTCAAGGCGTACCTTCCCGGCCTGCTCCTCGGTTCGCTTCCCTGGACGCTCCCGGCCATGAAGGGTCTCGGCCGGGGCCTGGCGGACTTGCGGCGGCGCTCGCCCGGCGCGGCAGCCGAGGATCGTCTGCTCGCCCTCTGGGTCGGCGTGCCTCTGGTCGTGCTCTCGCTGGCGAAGTCCCGGCTGCCGCTGTACGTCCTGCCGCTGTTCCTCCCGCTCGCCCTCCTTGCGGTGCGGCGGCTGCCCTTTCCCGAATCGCCGCGGCTCCGCGGTGCGCGCATGTGGACCGCCGCGGCCCTCGCTCTCGCGACCCTCGGGCTCCGTGCCGTCCCCTGGCATCCCGCGCCGCACCGCGATGCTCTCCGCGCCTCGCGGGAGATCGCGGAGCTGGCTGGCGCGGTGCCCGCGGAGGTGCTGTTCGTGGACACCCGCCCGTGGTACGGTCTGAGCTTCTACATGGGCACGCAGGTCGACCGCGCCCGCCTCCACCCGGTCCGTCTGCCGGACGGACGCGACGAGGCGCTGGCGCGGCATCTCGAGCGGGCGATCCGGGGGCCCCGGCTGGTGGCCGGGTGGCCCCAGCTTCTCGACGAGATCCGGGAACAGGCCCGCTCGAGGGGATATGCCGTCGAGCCGCTCGGGATCATCGACGGGTTGCTGTTTTGCCGGCTGGGAGGCGAGCGTTGA